Proteins encoded in a region of the Populus alba chromosome 13, ASM523922v2, whole genome shotgun sequence genome:
- the LOC118032170 gene encoding uncharacterized protein isoform X3, with the protein MQELNNERVRPHNSDSINRHDAEAHLAPRKLKTNGNLNYFEDREAMELHLRLRAQKEEIQILHGQIAAACLRELQLLDEKYILERKFSYLRMAIDEKQTEAITSASNELARRKGDLEENLQLTHDLKVVDDDRYIFVSSLLGLVAEYGIQPHVVNASAISNSVKLLHDQLQWKIRTSHDIIRERASVLGSKNGSSSHDIDNPVSGILTGQTTHRSTVLLGHHGTPASNHHIAERHLELNDNMPRFVHETNLADKSSLRLHNGMHQLLNNNNLPEFSFDQDRKVAGPLSNGLFGNSDMNARAGEMANDVPHPSSMNDEIASSVSDDLPGIEGFQIIGDATPGEKLLGCGFPVRGTSLCMFQWVHHLEDGTRQYIEGATNPEYIVTADDVDKLIAVECIPMDDQGRQGELVRLFANDQNKIKCDPDMQREIDTYISKGEATFSVLLLVDGHF; encoded by the exons ATGCAAGAGCTTAACAACGAACGTGTTCGCCCTCACAATTCTGATTCAATCAACAG GCATGATGCTGAGGCACATCTTGCTCCTAGGAAGTTGAAAACCAATGGCAATCTCAATTATTTTGAAGACAGAGAGGCAATG GAGCTTCATTTACGATTAAGAGCACAAAAGGAGGAGATCCAGATTCTTCATGGACAAATTGCTGCTGCCTGTTTGAGG GAGCTTCAGTTGCTTGATGAGAAATATATTTTGGAGAGGAAATTTTCATACTTAAGAATG GCTATTGATGAGAAGCAAACTGAAGCAATTACTTCTGCTTCAAATGAGTTGGCTCGCAGAAAAGGTGATCTAGAAGAAAATTTACAATTGACCCATGATTTGAAG GTTGTGGATGATGATAGATATATTTTCGTTTCATCCTTGCTTGGCTTAGTGGCTGAATATGGAATCCAGCCTCATGTTGTAAATGCCTCTGCTATTTCTAACAGTGTAAAG CTCCTGCATGATCAATTGCAGTGGAAGATTAGAACTTCACAT GATATAATCAGAGAGAGAGCATCTGTGCTGGGCTCTAAAAATGGAAGCAGTTCTCATGATATAGACAATCCTGTTTCTGGCATCTTGACGGGTCAAACAACTCATCGATCCACGGTATTACTG GGTCACCATGGAACTCCTGCTTCTAATCACCATATAGCTGAACGGCATCTGGAACTGAATGACAATATGCCAAGATTTGTACATGAGACAAATCTTGCTGATAAATCAAGTTTAAGACTTCATAATGGGATGCACCAGCTATTAAATAACAACAATCTCCCAGAGTTCTCATTTGATCAAGACAG GAAGGTAGCTGGCCCTCTTTCCAATGGTTTATTTGGAAACAGTGATATGAATGCAAGAGCAGGAGAGATGGCCAATGATGTGCCCCATCCTTCCAGCATGAATGATGAGATTGCTTCCTCTGTTTCAGATG ATCTCCCTGGCATTGAGGGTTTCCAGATTATCGGTGATGCTACTCCTGGAGAAAAACTCCTTGGATGTGGATTCCCTGTCCGTGGAACTTCTCTTTGCATGTTTCAG TGGGTTCATCATCTTGAGGATGGCACTAGGCAGTACATTgaag GAGCAACAAATCCAGAATATATTGTCACGGCTGATGATGTTGATAAGTTGATTGCTGTCGAGTGCATACCTATGGATGACCAAGGCCGCCAG GGGGAACTGGTGAGGCTTTTCGCTaatgatcaaaacaaaataaaatgtg ACCCAGATATGCAACGGGAGATTGATACTTATATTTCTAAGGGTGAAGCCACATTTAGTGTTCTATTGCTGGTAG